AATCGACCTCCATCAGGCGGCGCGAATTGTGAGTCGCCATGTGGTCGCGCAACGAACGCTTGCGGAAGGCGCATTCTTTGTCGTGATTAATCAGAAGCGGCACATCGCCAGGGAAACCTTCTAATCCATCTTTCGCCGCGAGATAAGCGGCTTCCAGCGTCTCGTTACATATCAATCGGTAATTATCAAGTTCACCCATATCCACAAATGCCACTACAGATTTGTACTGGTGTCGCCGCGTCTCGGGCACGATATCGCTTTGGCGCCGTACGACGATGGTGCCGTAACTTTCCGGATGGAAGGACGGCACGTTGGTCATCATGTAATGTAACAGCGTTTCGGTGATCAGCAGGTCTCCCGGCGCCCCCGCCGCCTCGCGTTTCACGTCGTCAAGTTCAGCGGTGATGCGCAGCGACGCACGATAAAGCCGCTTGCCGATCTTCGTGGGCTCCACACCTTTCGCGCTTCGCTCCACCAACGTCGTATGAAACTCGTGCTCAAGCGATTTGAGCCGGGCGCTGATATTCGATTGCGCGTAGCCGAGCGCCTTTGCGGCCTTGTTGAGCGAACCGGTTTCGATAATGGCCTCGAAAATCTCCAGATCGTTGAGATTCATCGCACTCCCCTTGCTTGTACCAGCGATGGCCATAGCACCGTTGTCGCTATGGATCGACTTCCGTCAAATCATCTACGATAATCAACTTATTATATCTGCTGTATTGATATGCTATTAGTAAATAACAAATAAAATACCCAGTAGACACAATGGTTCTGTCTACTCATAATTTACGATAGATATCATATTTAGTGATATCTATATCTATTTCAGATACTATGCAGGACTGGCTCGAAGTCGTATCTTGAAGCTGTTAGAAAACGAAAGATAAGGCAAGGAGCCATTATGACAGTGAAGATTGGTATTAACGGATTCGGCCGCATCGGCCGGCTCACGTTCCGCAGGCTTTTCGAACTCAAAAGCGACGAGGTCGAAGTCGTCGCCATCAACGACCTGACCGACCCGGCCATGCTCGCCTATCTGCTGCAGCACGACAGCATACAAGGGCGCTTCCCGGCGGAAGT
This genomic stretch from Bifidobacterium sp. ESL0690 harbors:
- a CDS encoding LysR family transcriptional regulator; the protein is MNLNDLEIFEAIIETGSLNKAAKALGYAQSNISARLKSLEHEFHTTLVERSAKGVEPTKIGKRLYRASLRITAELDDVKREAAGAPGDLLITETLLHYMMTNVPSFHPESYGTIVVRRQSDIVPETRRHQYKSVVAFVDMGELDNYRLICNETLEAAYLAAKDGLEGFPGDVPLLINHDKECAFRKRSLRDHMATHNSRRLMEVDSLETIVTMVEQDKGIALLPSYLTAQRKLRKISTEPIRLPYRVYSEVE